Proteins encoded within one genomic window of Thermodesulfobacteriota bacterium:
- a CDS encoding valine--tRNA ligase — protein MSENDKTRMDKVYDPKKVEEKWYAEWMDRGYYKASPESGLPPFTIVIPPPNVTGSLHIGHALNNTLQDILVRYKRMKGFDALWVPGTDHAGIATQMMVERQVEKEGTSRAEMGRGVFIERVWKWKEESGGTIGTQLRRLGAMPDWDRERFTLDENLSRAVRKVFVDLYNEKLIYKDKRLVNWDPKLTTAISDLEVEQREVRGHFWHFEYPVEGSEGEFITVATTRPETMLGDTAVAVHPEDERYKHLVGKNVVLPLVGRKIPIVADEYSDPEKGTGAVKITPAHDFNDFEVGRRHNLPMVNIFDATAHLNENAPEKYRGLERFEARKLVIEDMEALGLLDKIEETTHTVPYGDRSGVVIEPWLTEQWYVDAKKLAEPAIAAVEEGRVRFVPRFWENTYFEWLRNIEPWCISRQLWWGHQIPAWYGPDGEIFVALSEDEAREAARKHYGKEPVLERDPDVLDTWFSSGLWPFSTLGWPDDTPELERYYPTSVLVTGFDIIFFWVARMIMQGIKFMGDVPFRDVYIHGLIRDEKGQKMSKTRGNVIDPLTVVEENGADALRFSLTALATQGRDIKLSMPVIQGYRNFINKIWNASRFLIMNLGDYDAGTKHPDGELSTYDKWILTKLNETVKEVETSLDGYEFDKAASAVYQFFWSEYCDWYIESVKPALYGGDSAKKQQAQGVLVRVLKTALQLLHPMAPFVTEELYQRLREFGVELPGVRGGTAESIMLSAFPEYSPGLIFRAEHDEVELMKGIVVGIRNLRAVLGLHPSEKVSVVLLPENNIIKTQIENNKGFVMSLATLTGMEITEGEKPAKAVAQVIPGVEIFLPVEGLIDVSRETERIKKEIGKISKDLERTEKKLSNPDFLSRAPEEIIQKEREIFEELSFQIKKMEDVLGKLREIG, from the coding sequence CTTTTACAATAGTCATCCCCCCGCCCAACGTTACGGGCTCGCTCCACATAGGCCACGCGCTCAACAACACTCTCCAGGACATACTCGTACGTTACAAGCGCATGAAGGGTTTCGACGCGCTATGGGTGCCGGGCACGGACCACGCCGGTATCGCGACTCAGATGATGGTCGAGAGGCAGGTCGAGAAGGAAGGGACTTCGAGGGCCGAGATGGGGAGGGGTGTGTTCATAGAGCGCGTCTGGAAATGGAAGGAAGAGTCGGGCGGCACCATAGGGACACAGCTCAGGCGGCTCGGCGCAATGCCCGACTGGGACAGAGAAAGATTTACATTAGACGAGAACCTTTCGCGCGCCGTGAGGAAGGTGTTCGTCGACCTCTACAACGAAAAGCTGATTTATAAAGATAAGAGGCTCGTTAACTGGGACCCGAAGCTGACGACAGCTATCAGCGATCTCGAAGTCGAGCAGCGGGAGGTCAGGGGGCATTTCTGGCATTTCGAATATCCCGTCGAGGGCAGCGAGGGCGAGTTTATAACCGTCGCCACGACGAGGCCCGAGACGATGCTCGGCGACACCGCCGTCGCCGTTCATCCCGAAGACGAGCGCTACAAACACCTCGTCGGGAAGAACGTCGTGCTGCCGCTGGTCGGACGGAAAATCCCGATAGTCGCTGACGAATACAGCGACCCTGAAAAGGGGACAGGTGCGGTGAAGATTACGCCTGCGCACGACTTCAACGACTTCGAGGTCGGGCGGAGACACAATCTCCCGATGGTGAACATATTCGACGCGACGGCGCACCTTAACGAAAACGCGCCCGAGAAATACCGCGGGCTGGAGCGCTTCGAGGCGAGAAAGCTCGTCATCGAAGACATGGAAGCGCTCGGGCTCCTGGACAAGATCGAGGAGACTACCCACACAGTCCCCTACGGCGACAGGTCGGGCGTAGTCATCGAGCCGTGGCTCACGGAGCAGTGGTACGTCGATGCGAAAAAGCTCGCCGAGCCGGCCATCGCGGCCGTCGAGGAGGGCAGGGTCAGGTTCGTCCCCAGATTCTGGGAGAATACGTACTTCGAATGGCTCCGGAACATAGAGCCGTGGTGCATATCGAGGCAGCTCTGGTGGGGGCACCAGATACCGGCGTGGTACGGGCCCGACGGTGAAATCTTCGTCGCACTCTCCGAGGACGAGGCCCGTGAGGCGGCGAGGAAACACTACGGCAAAGAGCCAGTCCTCGAACGCGACCCGGACGTCCTCGATACGTGGTTCTCGTCCGGGCTCTGGCCGTTCTCCACACTCGGCTGGCCCGACGATACGCCCGAGCTCGAGCGTTACTACCCGACGAGCGTCCTCGTTACGGGGTTCGACATCATCTTCTTCTGGGTGGCGAGGATGATAATGCAGGGCATAAAGTTCATGGGCGACGTGCCGTTCAGGGACGTTTACATCCACGGCCTCATAAGGGACGAGAAGGGCCAGAAGATGAGTAAGACCCGGGGGAACGTCATCGACCCGCTGACCGTCGTCGAGGAAAACGGGGCGGACGCGCTCAGGTTCAGCCTTACGGCCCTCGCGACGCAGGGGAGGGACATAAAGCTCTCCATGCCTGTCATACAGGGGTACAGGAATTTTATAAATAAAATCTGGAACGCCTCGCGTTTCCTTATCATGAACTTGGGAGACTACGACGCGGGGACCAAGCACCCCGACGGCGAGCTCTCGACGTACGACAAGTGGATACTTACCAAGCTCAACGAAACGGTGAAAGAGGTCGAGACGTCGCTCGACGGTTACGAGTTCGACAAGGCCGCGAGCGCCGTGTACCAGTTCTTCTGGTCGGAGTACTGCGACTGGTACATAGAATCCGTAAAGCCCGCTCTTTACGGCGGCGACTCCGCAAAAAAGCAGCAGGCGCAGGGGGTTCTCGTGAGGGTGCTCAAGACCGCCCTCCAGCTCCTGCACCCGATGGCGCCGTTCGTTACTGAGGAGCTTTACCAGAGATTAAGGGAGTTCGGCGTCGAGCTCCCGGGCGTCCGCGGCGGAACGGCCGAGAGCATAATGCTGAGCGCGTTTCCTGAGTACAGCCCCGGGCTGATTTTCCGTGCGGAGCATGATGAAGTAGAGCTCATGAAGGGGATTGTCGTCGGCATACGGAACCTTAGAGCCGTATTGGGCCTTCATCCTTCGGAGAAGGTGAGCGTCGTTCTCCTTCCCGAAAATAATATTATCAAAACACAGATCGAGAACAACAAGGGCTTCGTTATGAGCCTCGCGACGCTCACCGGAATGGAGATAACCGAAGGCGAGAAGCCCGCGAAGGCCGTCGCGCAGGTCATACCAGGGGTCGAAATATTCCTCCCCGTCGAAGGTCTCATCGATGTTTCCAGGGAAACCGAGAGGATCAAGAAAGAAATCGGCAAGATTTCCAAGGACCTCGAACGCACCGAGAAGAAGTTATCCAACCCCGATTTCCTCAGCCGCGCGCCCGAAGAGATAATCCAGAAAGAGCGCGAGATATTCGAAGAGCTTTCATTCCAGATAAAAAAGATGGAAGACGTCCTCGGCAAGTTGAGGGAGATCGGCTAA
- a CDS encoding type II toxin-antitoxin system VapC family toxin — MRFVIDASAAAEYLLRTSLGLKVSELIERAELAAPELLDVEILSVLRRAVLKKRLEENRALLAIEDLAGWDVERISHTVLIHDAWRYRHNTSAYDAFYVSAAHIYDAPLLTTEGPLSKAPGLGIVVQNIRLAK; from the coding sequence ATGAGGTTCGTAATCGACGCTTCGGCAGCCGCCGAATACCTCCTCCGCACAAGTCTGGGCCTGAAAGTATCGGAGCTTATCGAGAGGGCCGAGCTAGCAGCCCCCGAGCTGCTGGACGTCGAGATACTTTCCGTCCTGAGACGGGCGGTGCTCAAGAAAAGGCTTGAAGAGAATCGGGCGCTACTGGCGATCGAAGACCTGGCCGGCTGGGACGTCGAACGGATTTCGCATACAGTGCTCATCCACGACGCCTGGCGGTACAGGCACAACACCAGCGCTTACGATGCGTTTTACGTTTCGGCAGCGCATATATACGACGCGCCGTTACTAACGACGGAGGGCCCGTTGTCCAAGGCTCCCGGCCTGGGAATAGTGGTTCAAAATATTCGGCTGGCGAAATAA
- a CDS encoding toxin-antitoxin system HicB family antitoxin, with product MAIIQVKNVPDPLYKRLKRHAKKADKTLSDVVLEAIEKELKRSEWRERFAKRPSSDLGVSAASLLDEERRERDNELSK from the coding sequence ATGGCGATTATACAGGTCAAAAACGTTCCCGATCCCTTATACAAGCGCCTCAAGAGACACGCGAAGAAAGCCGATAAAACCCTGAGCGACGTGGTTCTGGAAGCGATCGAGAAAGAGCTGAAAAGAAGCGAATGGCGGGAGCGTTTCGCAAAACGGCCTTCTTCGGACCTTGGCGTCTCCGCAGCTTCCCTCCTCGACGAAGAGAGACGGGAAAGGGATAACGAGCTCTCGAAATGA
- the purF gene encoding amidophosphoribosyltransferase, with translation MAKLKEECGVFGIFGNAEASNLTYLGLHALQHRGQESAGIVTSDGVNLHNHRQMGLVSDIFTEDILSRLPGTNAIGHVRYSTTGSSQDKNMQPIVINYFRGALAIAHNGNLTNARTLREELEGDGAIFQSTTDTEVIVHLIAKSKEETLIQRIIESLTRCKGAYSLMFLTPEVMIAVRDPYGFRPLVMGKLGDSPVFASETCAFDLIEAEYIREVEPGEIIVVTQDGMESFKPFGEVPHAHCVFEYIYFARPDSFLTGRNVYQVRKALGKQLAKEHPAEADIVVAVPDSGVPAAIGFSEQLGLPLELGLLRSHYVGRTFIEPQQSIRNFGVRLKLNAIREVLNGKRVVIIDDSIVRGTTSRKIVKMIRAAGATEVHMRISSPPTKFSCYYGIDTPLKEELIANSLEIDEIRKYITSDSLGYLSLDGVMKAVDETKRRENGESFCSACFSGRYPVELTDLKKVKHKQLGLFGG, from the coding sequence ATGGCTAAGCTCAAAGAAGAATGCGGTGTGTTCGGTATTTTCGGTAACGCCGAAGCGTCCAACCTGACATACCTCGGCCTTCACGCTCTCCAGCACAGGGGCCAGGAAAGCGCCGGTATAGTCACGTCGGACGGTGTGAACCTCCACAACCACCGCCAGATGGGCCTCGTTTCCGACATTTTCACCGAAGATATACTGTCGCGCCTGCCCGGCACGAACGCCATAGGCCACGTCCGCTATTCGACCACCGGGTCGAGCCAGGACAAGAACATGCAGCCCATCGTGATCAACTACTTCCGAGGGGCCCTGGCGATAGCGCACAACGGCAACCTTACCAACGCCCGGACGCTCAGGGAAGAGCTCGAGGGCGATGGGGCGATATTCCAGTCGACGACGGACACCGAAGTCATAGTCCATCTCATAGCGAAATCAAAGGAAGAAACGCTTATTCAGAGGATAATCGAGTCTCTCACGAGGTGTAAGGGCGCTTACTCGCTCATGTTCCTCACGCCCGAAGTGATGATAGCGGTGAGGGACCCGTACGGGTTCAGGCCCCTCGTCATGGGGAAGCTCGGCGACTCTCCCGTGTTCGCTTCGGAGACCTGCGCCTTCGACCTCATCGAGGCCGAGTACATAAGAGAGGTCGAGCCCGGCGAGATTATCGTCGTAACGCAGGACGGCATGGAATCCTTCAAGCCTTTTGGCGAGGTGCCGCACGCACACTGCGTCTTCGAATACATCTACTTCGCGCGGCCCGACAGCTTCCTTACGGGAAGGAACGTTTACCAGGTGCGTAAGGCTCTCGGTAAGCAGCTCGCGAAAGAGCACCCGGCCGAGGCCGATATCGTCGTCGCCGTGCCCGACTCGGGCGTGCCCGCCGCAATCGGGTTTTCGGAGCAGCTCGGCCTCCCGTTAGAGCTAGGGCTCCTGAGGAGCCACTACGTCGGGAGGACGTTCATTGAGCCCCAGCAGTCAATCAGGAACTTCGGCGTAAGGCTCAAGCTGAACGCCATAAGGGAAGTGCTTAACGGTAAGCGCGTCGTCATCATAGACGACTCGATCGTAAGGGGCACGACGTCGCGAAAGATAGTGAAGATGATTCGCGCCGCCGGGGCGACGGAGGTGCACATGAGAATAAGCTCGCCGCCGACCAAGTTCTCGTGTTACTACGGGATCGACACCCCCCTCAAGGAAGAGCTCATCGCCAACTCTCTCGAAATAGACGAAATAAGAAAGTACATAACCTCGGACTCGCTCGGCTACCTAAGCCTCGACGGGGTTATGAAAGCTGTGGACGAAACGAAGCGCCGCGAAAACGGAGAGAGCTTCTGCAGCGCCTGCTTCTCAGGCAGGTACCCCGTGGAGCTCACCGACCTCAAGAAGGTCAAGCACAAGCAGCTCGGGCTTTTCGGGGGATAA
- the purL gene encoding phosphoribosylformylglycinamidine synthase subunit PurL, giving the protein MSSLKTALDHGLTEEEYNKITGALGREPNLTEIGILGAMWSEHCSYKSSRIYLRKLPTTGERVIQGPGENAGVVDIGDGLCVVFKMESHNHPSFIEPYQGAATGVGGILRDIFTMGARPIAILDSLRFGDPSLPKTKYITEGVVSGIAGYGNCIGIPTVGGEVYFDPCYDGNPLVNVFALGVTKSSEIFRGYAEGVGNPVIYVGSKTGRDGIHGAVMASETFTKEAEEKRPAVQVGDPFTEKLLLEACLELFKTGVVVGIQDMGAAGLTSSSTEMAERAGTGIRIDIEKVPRREESMTPYEVMLSESQERMLIVLERGKEEVAENIFRKWGLDFSVIGEVTDSHSIVITENGETVADIPLSLISEEAPAYDRPVKEPSNLAELGRLDLSELPVPGDLERVLLTLLSSPTLADKHWIYEQYDYMVRTNSITLPGSDAAVVRIKGTPKAVAMTVNCNSRYCYLDPYTGAAIAVAESARNLACSGALPLAITDCLNFGSPETPEVMWQFKRALEGMAEAAIVLDTPIVSGNVSFYNQTEDRAIFPTPTVGMIGLIDDAERRLTQWFENEGDVVAILGETKEELGGSEYLSQIHGKTAGLPPSVDLEREKNLIATLLKASGEGILNSAHDLSEGGFAVALAECCFNPNGPLGVRVDIPAEIRPDALLFSETQARAIISFDEKNIERLEEIIQEFGVPLEIIGRVEGSRIYVRELLDVPVSEALTVWTTGFENDLKSYG; this is encoded by the coding sequence ATGTCCAGCCTGAAAACCGCCCTTGATCACGGGCTCACGGAAGAGGAATATAACAAAATCACGGGCGCTTTGGGCAGGGAGCCTAACCTTACGGAGATAGGCATACTCGGCGCGATGTGGTCCGAGCACTGCTCGTACAAGAGCTCGAGGATTTATCTCCGGAAGCTCCCCACGACGGGCGAGAGGGTCATACAGGGGCCGGGCGAAAACGCGGGCGTCGTCGATATAGGCGACGGCCTCTGCGTCGTCTTCAAGATGGAAAGCCACAACCATCCCTCGTTCATCGAGCCCTACCAGGGCGCAGCGACGGGTGTGGGCGGGATACTGAGGGACATATTCACTATGGGCGCGAGGCCCATAGCCATACTCGATTCGCTAAGGTTCGGGGACCCTTCACTCCCCAAGACGAAATACATCACCGAAGGCGTCGTCTCCGGCATAGCCGGGTACGGGAACTGCATCGGCATCCCGACTGTCGGCGGCGAGGTTTATTTCGACCCATGCTATGACGGCAACCCGCTCGTAAACGTATTCGCGCTCGGCGTCACTAAATCCAGCGAGATATTCAGGGGCTACGCCGAGGGCGTCGGGAACCCCGTCATCTACGTCGGCTCGAAGACCGGGCGCGACGGCATACACGGCGCGGTGATGGCGTCCGAAACCTTTACGAAAGAGGCCGAGGAAAAGCGGCCCGCCGTCCAGGTAGGCGACCCGTTTACCGAAAAGCTCTTACTCGAAGCGTGCCTCGAGCTCTTTAAAACCGGCGTCGTGGTCGGGATTCAGGACATGGGGGCCGCCGGGCTCACGTCATCCTCGACCGAGATGGCCGAGCGGGCCGGGACCGGCATAAGGATCGACATCGAGAAGGTCCCGCGAAGGGAAGAGTCCATGACGCCGTACGAGGTCATGCTCTCGGAATCGCAGGAGCGGATGCTGATAGTGCTCGAAAGGGGAAAGGAAGAAGTAGCGGAGAATATATTCAGAAAATGGGGGCTCGACTTCAGCGTCATAGGAGAGGTGACCGACAGCCACAGCATCGTCATCACCGAGAACGGAGAGACGGTAGCCGACATACCGCTGAGTCTGATATCAGAGGAAGCCCCGGCGTACGACAGGCCGGTGAAAGAGCCCTCGAACCTCGCGGAGCTCGGTCGGCTCGACCTTTCGGAGTTGCCCGTGCCGGGCGACCTCGAAAGGGTTTTATTGACGCTCCTCTCTTCGCCGACGCTCGCCGACAAGCACTGGATATACGAGCAGTACGACTACATGGTAAGGACGAACTCCATAACCCTCCCCGGCTCGGACGCGGCCGTCGTAAGGATAAAGGGCACGCCCAAGGCCGTCGCCATGACGGTCAACTGCAATTCGAGATACTGCTATCTCGACCCCTACACCGGGGCTGCGATAGCAGTCGCCGAGAGCGCGAGGAACCTCGCATGCTCGGGCGCCCTGCCCCTCGCTATCACGGACTGCCTCAATTTCGGCAGCCCGGAGACGCCCGAGGTCATGTGGCAATTCAAACGCGCGCTCGAAGGTATGGCCGAGGCCGCCATAGTCCTCGATACACCGATCGTAAGCGGCAACGTGAGCTTTTATAACCAGACCGAGGACAGGGCAATATTCCCGACGCCTACAGTAGGCATGATCGGTCTCATAGACGACGCCGAGCGCCGCCTCACGCAGTGGTTCGAAAACGAGGGCGACGTAGTGGCTATCCTGGGCGAGACTAAAGAGGAGCTCGGGGGGAGCGAATACCTCTCGCAAATACACGGGAAAACGGCGGGCCTCCCCCCGTCGGTAGATCTCGAACGAGAGAAAAACCTGATAGCGACCTTACTAAAAGCCTCGGGAGAAGGTATACTTAACTCTGCACACGATCTTTCCGAGGGGGGTTTCGCAGTAGCACTTGCGGAGTGCTGTTTCAATCCGAACGGCCCTTTAGGCGTCAGGGTGGACATTCCTGCTGAAATCAGACCGGATGCCCTCTTATTTTCAGAAACCCAGGCAAGAGCAATCATTTCATTCGACGAGAAGAACATCGAAAGGCTGGAGGAAATTATTCAGGAATTCGGGGTGCCTTTGGAGATCATAGGCAGAGTGGAGGGTTCTCGAATATATGTCCGGGAATTGCTGGACGTTCCCGTATCCGAGGCTTTGACGGTGTGGACCACGGGCTTCGAGAATGACCTTAAAAGCTATGGCTAA
- a CDS encoding PrsW family intramembrane metalloprotease translates to MDHVIVFVSLVMAVAPVLAGLLFVWWIDRYDREPLKYLFGAFFWGGFGAVILSILGTEASIRLLGGSIYSPHFDTTAVLVAPAIEELMKGLIVLFFLRLRHFDNMTDGLLYGAASGLGFGMTENFLYFAQYASYAPGYEWLNLLFLRSMMTANMHCAASATFGAGISKLKDGGREALVSVGLYYFLAVFLHSTWNFLVTSRSEAHWTLAVLILFSYIVFIFIMYAKSILTERRQREVQLAEEFDLGVLPQRYRKILMSYGAMKKKGWFPKYLNKDKYLMLVSRLALRKSSYEKAGSRRRVVLMREIMEIRAELAKFSELVGTVTGEAEPPGQAG, encoded by the coding sequence ATGGACCACGTAATAGTTTTCGTCTCCCTCGTCATGGCTGTCGCCCCTGTGCTGGCGGGACTCCTCTTTGTATGGTGGATAGACCGTTACGACAGGGAGCCGCTGAAGTACCTCTTCGGCGCCTTTTTCTGGGGCGGGTTCGGGGCCGTCATACTGTCGATCCTCGGCACGGAGGCGAGCATAAGGCTCCTCGGCGGGTCGATATACAGCCCCCATTTCGACACTACAGCCGTCCTGGTCGCGCCCGCCATAGAAGAGCTGATGAAGGGGCTTATCGTGCTCTTTTTCCTGAGGCTCCGGCACTTCGACAACATGACCGACGGCCTCCTCTACGGCGCGGCCTCGGGGCTCGGATTCGGCATGACGGAGAATTTCCTCTACTTCGCCCAGTACGCGAGCTACGCCCCCGGGTACGAGTGGCTGAATCTCCTTTTCCTCCGGAGCATGATGACGGCCAACATGCACTGCGCCGCGAGCGCCACGTTCGGGGCGGGGATAAGCAAGCTAAAGGACGGCGGAAGGGAAGCCCTCGTATCGGTCGGCCTCTATTATTTCCTCGCCGTGTTCCTCCACTCGACGTGGAACTTCCTCGTCACGTCCAGGAGCGAGGCCCACTGGACGCTGGCGGTTCTCATATTGTTCTCCTACATCGTGTTCATATTCATAATGTATGCTAAGTCGATCCTGACCGAGCGGCGGCAAAGAGAGGTACAGCTCGCCGAGGAGTTCGACCTCGGGGTGCTTCCCCAGAGATACAGGAAGATACTGATGTCGTACGGCGCCATGAAGAAGAAAGGCTGGTTCCCGAAATACCTTAACAAGGACAAGTACCTTATGCTCGTAAGCCGCCTCGCCCTGAGGAAGTCGTCCTACGAAAAGGCGGGATCGAGGCGGCGGGTCGTGCTCATGAGGGAGATCATGGAGATAAGGGCCGAGCTCGCGAAATTCTCGGAGCTCGTCGGAACGGTCACGGGCGAGGCCGAGCCTCCCGGGCAGGCCGGCTGA
- the rlmN gene encoding 23S rRNA (adenine(2503)-C(2))-methyltransferase RlmN gives MNIKDLSPAELGEFVSGKGIQPYRARQIGKWIYVRGASTFGEMTDLSKDLRETLKASFTIGDSIELAGEQVSKDGTRKYLFTLSDGNRIESVLIPDKKRNTLCVSSQAGCALGCTFCLTGTVGKIRNLRPSEIIDQYLIVNRLTYDSVTNIVFMGMGEPLDNLDNLVRALENLTDRNGLALSPRRITVSTSGLAPGIKELGERISVNLAVSLNAPTDEIRNEIMPINKRYPIKELLKASVGFPVPPRKALMFEYVMLSGVNDSDKDAYDLGNLLSGISCKLNLIPFNEAQPLPYKSPSMERVLRFQEIVISFGINVRIRKNRGRDILGACGQLAATYPARKTAGGRAAAGAAI, from the coding sequence ATGAACATCAAGGATTTAAGCCCGGCCGAGCTCGGAGAATTCGTATCGGGGAAGGGGATTCAGCCCTACCGGGCCCGCCAGATAGGTAAATGGATTTACGTGAGGGGGGCGTCGACTTTCGGCGAGATGACCGACCTGTCGAAGGACCTGAGAGAAACCCTCAAGGCATCCTTTACCATCGGCGATTCGATAGAGCTCGCGGGCGAGCAGGTTTCGAAGGACGGGACGAGGAAGTATCTCTTCACCCTCTCGGACGGGAACCGGATCGAAAGCGTCCTCATACCCGATAAAAAGAGGAATACGCTCTGCGTATCCTCGCAGGCGGGGTGCGCCCTCGGGTGCACTTTTTGTCTCACGGGCACCGTGGGGAAAATACGCAACCTGAGGCCCTCCGAGATAATAGACCAGTACCTGATAGTAAACAGGCTCACGTACGACTCCGTAACCAATATAGTCTTTATGGGCATGGGCGAGCCGCTCGACAACCTGGACAACCTCGTCCGGGCTCTCGAAAACCTGACGGACCGTAACGGGCTCGCGCTTTCGCCGAGGCGTATAACGGTCTCGACCTCGGGGCTGGCGCCCGGGATAAAGGAGCTCGGCGAAAGGATATCCGTCAATCTCGCGGTGTCGCTTAACGCGCCTACGGACGAGATACGAAACGAAATAATGCCTATAAACAAGCGCTATCCTATAAAGGAGCTCTTAAAGGCGAGCGTCGGCTTCCCGGTGCCTCCCAGAAAGGCGCTCATGTTCGAATACGTGATGCTGAGCGGCGTGAACGATTCCGACAAGGACGCGTACGACCTCGGCAATCTGCTCTCCGGGATAAGCTGCAAGCTCAACCTCATACCCTTTAACGAGGCGCAGCCGCTTCCCTACAAGTCGCCCTCTATGGAGCGCGTGCTGCGATTCCAGGAGATAGTGATCTCGTTCGGGATTAACGTCAGGATACGAAAGAACCGCGGAAGGGACATACTCGGGGCGTGCGGGCAGCTCGCTGCAACGTACCCGGCAAGGAAAACCGCCGGCGGAAGGGCGGCGGCGGGCGCCGCTATATAA